TATCATAACCAGATATCATCAAGAATACCCGAGAGTACGAGTTGATTGTATTAATTGCTCCGACCATGCTTTGCCTCGAGAATTAAACTCCGGTCGAATAGATTTGGCTTTTTTAATGACAGACAGCCTACATATGGAAAATGTTAAAGTGCGTTATCTCAAGAACGAAAAGATGGTTCTTGTTGGGTCGCCAAATCATCCATTAGTAAAGAATAGTTTGAAAGGAAAAACGATGAGTTTGGCTGATCTTGACCATCAAACTTTTTTACTTGCAACAACCGATTGAAGTTATCGTCGAGTATTCGAGCGGTCGCTCGAAAAACAAAAAATCACATATGATCTTTTTTTGTTTTCCAGCATGAATTCCCTTCAAAACTGTGTTGAAAAGGGGGTTGGGCTTACCGTATCTCCTGAAATAATGATTAATGATCTAGTGAAAACGAAAAAGGTAAAAACAATCAGTATTCCCATTCAGGATACTTCCATTATTATGATTTACCATAAGGAAAAATGGTGTTCTCCTTTATTGCGACGCTTTATGGAAATTGCAGAGGATGTTGTTTCTTGAGATCGGTTAGGTCAGGGGGCCTTTCAGCCCTTTGCCCATAGGAAACTTACAACCCCTGGTTACCCAGACGCTGCTTCCCGGTGCTAAGAAGGCGTACGGACACCTTACGCATTCTTCTTTCGACCTGGCTTCTTTGGCCTGAGTCATCTGTCTCATCCATATGTGCCCCGGCGCTGCTCCATTTCCAATCCTCAGGACATTTTACAAGACCGGCACGAACCGGGTTATACTCAATATACCGAGTGCATGCCAACAAGTAACGTTCTTCCATGATAAATGATGCAAACCTACCCTGCCATAAATGGCCTCGCCAGCATTCCCAGAAATTGATCATTCTCGTATATCGTCGATGAGCCTCCCCGACGGCCAAATTTAATCCATCTTTGGTTTCAGGAACTGCGATAAGATGAATGTGATTGGGCATCAGGCAATAGGCCCATATCTCAACCCTATAGTTTTCACACCATTCCGCTATTAAAGCCAGATAGGCTTTAAAGTCCTGATCGCTGAAAACTGTCTGCTGCCTTCTATTTCCCCTTTGTGTAATATGATGGGGGGAAAACCCGGCGCCACTGCTCTTGCCATTCGTGCCATGGGATGTAGTTAAGCATGTAGTATAATTTCTGTCAATGAGTAAGGATGTCCCAGATTTACCAGATTTAAAATCATTGACTGAATAGTAAAATATTGGCATCGTAAAAAAGCTGCTGGGCTATAGAGCATTACCAGACGCTCTCAATAATTATGCATGTCTACACTATTTAGAAAAAATCATTTCTCTTAGGCCCTTGGGCAACTTATTATACACCTTTACCGGTGTGGTCATGGGACGCTTATGATCAATTTTTAAACCTGCAGCGACACGATTGGGATCTGAAAGATCAATTGGGTCAGGCCGGTGCTTCAAAGCCCCCCCCCGATCATCACTGAATACAAGTAGGATTGGACCTTTGGAATCAATTATATAAGCCATTTGTCCATTACTTAAAAACACCACACTTCCTGGAGGGTATATTCCCACCACGCTTATAAAAGACAGCAGGACCTTTTGAACCAGTTTCCCTTTCGTTGCATATTTAGTAAACAGATCCGTGACCACTTCAATGGGATTAAATGCATTTTTATAACACCTAAC
Above is a window of uncultured Desulfobacter sp. DNA encoding:
- a CDS encoding transposase, giving the protein MPIFYYSVNDFKSGKSGTSLLIDRNYTTCLTTSHGTNGKSSGAGFSPHHITQRGNRRQQTVFSDQDFKAYLALIAEWCENYRVEIWAYCLMPNHIHLIAVPETKDGLNLAVGEAHRRYTRMINFWECWRGHLWQGRFASFIMEERYLLACTRYIEYNPVRAGLVKCPEDWKWSSAGAHMDETDDSGQRSQVERRMRKVSVRLLSTGKQRLGNQGL